One window of the Triticum dicoccoides isolate Atlit2015 ecotype Zavitan chromosome 3B, WEW_v2.0, whole genome shotgun sequence genome contains the following:
- the LOC119275347 gene encoding subtilisin-like protease SBT3.9: MRCYIYIHATAEKNITLFWRSDMGSRIAFSCCALLLVTLLPLSANASSKLYIVYMGEKKHDDPSVVTAWHHDILTSVLGSKDESLKSMVYSYKHGFSGFAAMLTKTQARTLANFPEVISVKPNTYHMAHTTRSWDFLGLGHNKSPQQTDLLRKANYGEDIIVGVIDSGIWPESQSFDDNRYGPVPARWKGICQTGTAFNASSCNRKIIGARWYSEGIDAMHLKGEYMSPRDFNGHGTHVASTIAGGEVQGVSYGGLATGMARGGAPRARLAIYKVLWGPNTAASDADILAAIDDAIQDGVDVLSLSLGRGAGHEFPGTLHAVLRGISVVFSAGNDGPAPQTVTNVMPWVTTVAASTMDRAFPTLISLGNKEKLVGQSLYYNSTLNSDGFKELVHAGSCTAEWLASNNVTGKIVLCYAPRLAPSVLPRVELSLTINRTVGAGAKGLIFAQYTTNLLPICKGGMPCIVVDYEIAQRIESYLAITESPIVKVSPAMTVVGDGVLSPRVASFSSRGPSPLFPGILKPDITAPGVGILAAMRGFYVLMDGTSMACPHVSAVTALLKSVHPDWSPAMIKSAIVTTASATDQFGEPIEAESVPRKVADPFDFGSGHMDPDRAANPGLVYDVDAREYNKFFNCTLGSFHGCESYQLNLNIPSIAIPDLKDHVAVQRTVTNVGAVGTTYHAVLEAPARVNMSVEPSVITFAKGGSTSMTFRVSFATKRRVQGGFTFGSLTWSDGNTHSVRIPVAVRTVIQDFVADIS; the protein is encoded by the exons ATGAGATGCTATATATACATACACGCGACAGCAGAGAAGAACATAACACTCTTCTGGAGATCAGACATGGGTTCGAGGATAGCTTTCTCTTGTTGTGCTCTGCTACTGGTCACACTGCTGCCTCTTTCGGCGAATGCGTCGAGCAAA CTCTACATAGTGTacatgggggagaagaaacatgaCGATCCATCTGTTGTGACCGCGTGGCACCATGACATACTAACCTCCGTACTTGGGAG CAAGGATGAATCCTTGAAGTCGATGGTTTACAGTTACAAGCACGGATTCTCTGGGTTCGCGGCAATGCTCACCAAAACCCAAGCAAGGACTTTGGCAA ACTTTCCTGAAGTTATAAGTGTGAAACCTAACACCTACCACATGGCGCACACAACTCGGAGCTGGGACTTCCTTGGCCTTGGGCACAACAAATCACCACAACAAACTGACCTCCTACGAAAAGCGAATTACGGTGAAGATATCATTGTCGGGGTGATCGATTCAG GCATATGGCCTGAATCACAAAGCTTTGACGACAACAGATACGGCCCTGTGCCGGCACGGTGGAAAGGCATATGCCAGACCGGAACAGCGTTCAATGCATCGAGTTGCAATAGAAAGATCATCGGCGCACGGTGGTACTCTGAGGGAATTGACGCCATGCACCTCAAGGGTGAGTACATGTCGCCTCGGGATTTCAACGGCCATGGAACTCATGTTGCCTCGACGATTGCCGGAGGAGAAGTGCAAGGTGTGAGTTATGGCGGCCTAGCCACCGGCATGGCACGTGGCGGGGCACCGCGTGCACGGCTAGCAATTTACAAGGTGTTATGGGGCCCGAACACGGCAGCCAGTGACGCGGACATCCTCGCAGCCATTGACGATGCCATACAAGATGGCGTGGATGTCCTGTCGCTCTCACTGGGACGGGGTGCCGGTCACGAGTTCCCCGGGACACTTCATGCAGTCTTGAGAGGGATCTCAGTTGTCTTCTCTGCCGGGAATGATGGTCCGGCACCACAAACGGTGACGAATGTCATGCCATGGGTGACGACAGTGGCAGCTAGCACGATGGACCGGGCCTTCCCAACCCTCATATCTCTCGGAAACAAAGAAAAGCTTGTG GGACAATCTCTTTACTACAACTCAACTCTGAACAGCGACGGCTTCAAGGAGCTTGTTCACGCGGGAAG CTGCACCGCGGAGTGGTTAGCGTCAAACAACGTGACCGGCAAGATCGTCCTGTGCTACGCACCAAGGCTGGCGCCCAGCGTGCTGCCTCGAGTAGAGTTGTCCCTCACCATCAACCGTACTGTGGGTGCCGGAGCCAAGGGCCTCATCTTTGCACAGTACACCACGAACCTCCTGCCGATATGCAAGGGCGGCATGCCCTGTATTGTAGTAGACTACGAAATTGCACAGAGAATTGAATCATACTTGGCGATCACAGA GAGTCCAATCGTGAAGGTGTCACCTGCCATGACCGTTGTCGGAGACGGGGTGTTGTCGCCAAGGGTTGCTTCATTCTCGTCCAGAGGCCCGAGTCCTCTATTCCCAGGCATACTCAAg CCCGACATAACTGCACCAGGCGTCGGCATCTTGGCAGCTATGCGCGGCTTCTATGTGTTAATGGATGGTACATCAATGGCATGCCCACATGTCTCTGCAGTTACCGCACTTCTTAAGTCGGTTCACCCTGACTGGTCGCCTGCTATGATCAAGTCTGCAATCGTCACCACAG CATCAGCGACCGATCAATTCGGTGAGCCAATCGAAGCGGAGTCGGTGCCGAGGAAGGTGGCTGATCCCTTCGACTTCGGTAGTGGCCACATGGATCCTGATAGAGCCGCTAACCCTGGCTTGGTTTACGATGTGGATGCAAGAGAGTACAACAAGTTTTTTAATTGCACCCTTGGATCGTTCCATGGTTGCGAGTCCTACCAACTCAATCTCAATATCCCGTCGATCGCTATTCCAGACCTCAAGGATCACGTCGCGGTTCAACGCACTGTCACAAATGTGGGGGCAGTCGGAACAACTTATCATGCGGTACTTGAAGCTCCAGCAAGGGTGAACATGTCCGTGGAGCCATCTGTGATCACATTCGCCAAAGGAGGTAGCACAAGCATGACATTCAGAGTGTCGTTCGCTACAAAGCGGAGAGTGCAAGGTGGGTTTACCTTTGGGAGCTTGACATGGTCAGATGGAAATACGCACTCGGTTAGAATTCCCGTCGCAGTAAGGACTGTGATACAAGACTTTGTTGCGGATATATCTTAA